A genomic window from Brachyspira sp. SAP_772 includes:
- the murC gene encoding UDP-N-acetylmuramate--L-alanine ligase encodes MFTKKKEKIHFIGIGGIGMSAIALVLNSIDEFTITGSDLAKTPKTQSLEDCGIKVYYGHRESNVEDDVTAVVSSSAISPTNEEIISAKKKNIIVIPRGEMLAEIMRLKQGIAISGSHGKTTTTSLISQIMIEAKLNPICIIGGNHFNLKSNAYCNLNSEYMVCEADESDGSFLRLSPVFSVVTNIDNDHLDYYGNVEKLRLAFLDFINKVPFYGCSFLCFENDVVKDLAKSVTKKYYSYGFSNEYDFYVDKTSINTEGFKTYFKAYYKDELLGEFELPLIGEHNVLNSLASIAVAYHLNIDTDTIKKALQTFEGVGRRLNKLYDKEITLFDDYGHHPTEIKATLSSLRNAYKDRRIIAIFQPHRYSRTQLLLNDFEEAFLNADNLIITDIYAAGENPIAGISGETICKIVKNNNIKYIKNIEDILPELEKMKQDGDVIITLGAGNIVKVSNDYAKKLSSS; translated from the coding sequence ATGTTTACAAAAAAGAAAGAGAAGATACATTTTATAGGAATAGGCGGAATAGGAATGAGTGCTATAGCATTGGTGCTTAATTCTATAGATGAATTTACAATTACAGGAAGCGATTTAGCTAAAACTCCAAAAACTCAGTCTTTAGAAGATTGCGGTATTAAAGTCTATTATGGTCATAGAGAAAGTAATGTAGAAGATGATGTTACAGCTGTTGTTAGCTCTTCAGCAATAAGCCCTACTAATGAAGAGATAATATCTGCTAAAAAGAAAAATATTATTGTGATACCAAGAGGAGAGATGCTTGCTGAAATTATGCGTTTGAAGCAAGGAATAGCAATATCAGGCTCTCATGGAAAAACTACTACCACTTCTCTAATAAGCCAAATAATGATAGAGGCAAAATTAAACCCAATATGCATAATAGGCGGAAATCATTTTAATCTTAAGAGCAATGCCTATTGTAATTTAAATAGTGAATATATGGTTTGTGAGGCAGATGAGAGTGACGGAAGTTTTCTAAGGCTTTCACCTGTATTTAGCGTTGTTACAAATATTGATAATGACCATTTAGATTATTATGGCAATGTTGAAAAACTAAGACTTGCTTTTTTAGATTTTATTAATAAAGTTCCTTTTTATGGATGTTCTTTTCTTTGTTTTGAAAACGATGTTGTAAAAGATTTAGCTAAGAGTGTAACTAAAAAATATTATTCTTATGGCTTTTCTAATGAATATGATTTTTATGTTGATAAAACCTCTATAAATACAGAAGGGTTTAAAACATATTTTAAAGCTTATTATAAAGATGAGTTATTAGGGGAGTTTGAACTTCCTTTAATAGGCGAGCATAATGTGCTTAATTCTTTAGCTTCAATTGCAGTGGCGTACCATTTAAATATAGATACTGATACTATAAAAAAAGCACTTCAAACCTTTGAAGGTGTAGGCAGAAGATTAAATAAATTGTATGATAAGGAGATAACATTATTTGATGATTATGGTCATCACCCAACAGAAATAAAAGCTACATTATCTTCACTTAGAAATGCTTATAAAGACAGACGTATTATAGCTATATTTCAGCCTCATAGATACAGCAGAACTCAGCTGCTTTTAAATGATTTTGAAGAAGCTTTTTTAAATGCTGATAATTTAATAATTACCGATATATATGCTGCTGGAGAAAATCCTATTGCAGGAATTAGCGGTGAAACTATATGTAAAATAGTAAAAAATAATAATATAAAATATATAAAAAATATAGAAGATATATTGCCAGAGTTAGAAAAAATGAAACAAGACGGAGATGTAATAATTACTTTAGGAGCTGGTAATATAGTAAAGGTTAGTAACGATTATGCAAAAAAATTATCAAGCTCTTGA
- a CDS encoding undecaprenyl phosphate translocase family protein: MYKETIDAVLNLYFLYLIPLAIGSILGVVLTTKLLEYWMEHYVKSSYLIMSGFVLGSIIQVFP, translated from the coding sequence ATATATAAAGAAACTATTGATGCCGTTCTTAATTTATATTTTCTATATTTGATTCCTTTAGCTATAGGAAGTATCTTAGGGGTTGTGCTTACTACAAAATTGCTTGAATATTGGATGGAGCATTATGTGAAATCATCTTATTTAATAATGTCAGGTTTTGTATTAGGCTCTATTATACAGGTCTTTCCCTGA
- a CDS encoding YfbM family protein has protein sequence MGCLGVFFALSDKDVNKLLKTSRFERPDFISEDLEEIYFEKHTKYIYELDKSWDAMHRCLSNDGLLVFGDDNYPFGSIIMGGEVLYGNGDDEEDYIITLKKANIVKDIASKIETITKEKFKEKYFKIDEKDYEYPLSDEDFEYTWDYFYRSIEFWKNASEVNRAVIFTVDQ, from the coding sequence ATGGGTTGTCTTGGTGTATTCTTTGCTTTAAGCGATAAAGATGTAAATAAATTATTAAAAACTTCAAGGTTTGAAAGACCTGATTTTATTTCTGAAGACTTAGAAGAAATATATTTTGAAAAGCATACAAAATATATTTATGAGCTTGATAAATCTTGGGACGCTATGCATAGATGTCTTTCTAATGATGGGCTTTTAGTATTCGGTGATGATAATTATCCTTTTGGTTCTATTATAATGGGAGGAGAGGTTTTATACGGAAATGGCGATGATGAGGAAGATTATATTATCACATTAAAAAAAGCTAATATAGTAAAAGATATTGCCTCAAAAATAGAAACTATAACAAAAGAAAAGTTCAAAGAAAAATATTTTAAAATAGATGAGAAAGATTATGAATATCCTCTAAGCGATGAAGATTTTGAATATACTTGGGATTATTTTTATAGAAGTATAGAGTTTTGGAAAAATGCTTCAGAAGTTAATAGAGCCGTTATATTTACAGTAGATCAATAA
- a CDS encoding tyrosine-type recombinase/integrase yields the protein MENQLKRIETNELENLLEEFADYLQTLNYAAHTINSYTKDLKEYIKFLEDNNIDFNDATHYTIRDYFASLKSKKLKNATTSRHLSSIKKFYKYLIRNGYSDKTRIINMKSPKREEHIAKFLSLNDIDKILEIDDDNDFTIIRDKMMAIFMYAIGLRASELISIKLNMMHKGSKTLRILGKGSKVREIPLIPIIYDNWDLYMQKRAIIQREYGEDNNYLFVNRFGQPISDRSVRNSMKRLMRMANISIDFSPHTLRHTFATHLLNNNAEIRGVQELLGHESISTTQRYTHVTNDRLFEVYNRAHPHSK from the coding sequence ATGGAAAATCAATTAAAAAGGATAGAAACTAATGAGCTAGAAAATCTATTGGAAGAGTTTGCTGATTATTTACAAACTTTAAATTATGCTGCTCATACAATCAATAGTTATACTAAAGACTTAAAAGAATATATAAAATTCTTAGAAGATAATAATATAGATTTTAATGATGCTACTCACTATACTATAAGAGATTATTTTGCATCTTTAAAGAGTAAAAAATTAAAAAATGCCACAACTTCAAGACATCTTTCATCTATAAAGAAGTTCTATAAATACTTAATAAGAAACGGCTACTCAGATAAAACAAGAATAATAAACATGAAAAGCCCAAAAAGAGAAGAACATATAGCAAAATTCTTATCGCTCAATGATATAGATAAAATATTAGAGATAGATGATGATAATGATTTTACTATTATAAGAGATAAGATGATGGCTATATTTATGTATGCTATAGGTTTAAGAGCATCAGAATTAATATCTATTAAACTTAATATGATGCATAAAGGCTCTAAAACTTTAAGAATACTTGGTAAAGGTTCGAAGGTTAGAGAGATACCTTTAATCCCTATAATATATGATAATTGGGATTTATACATGCAAAAAAGGGCAATTATACAAAGAGAGTATGGAGAAGACAATAATTATTTATTTGTAAACAGATTCGGTCAGCCCATAAGCGACAGGAGTGTTAGAAATTCAATGAAAAGGCTTATGAGAATGGCTAATATTAGTATAGATTTCTCTCCGCACACTTTAAGGCATACATTTGCCACACATCTTCTAAATAATAATGCTGAAATTAGAGGCGTTCAAGAATTACTAGGTCATGAAAGCATATCAACAACTCAAAGATATACCCATGTTACAAATGACAGACTTTTTGAAGTATATAATAGAGCACATCCTCATTCAAAATAA
- a CDS encoding UDP-N-acetylmuramate dehydrogenase, with the protein MQKNYQALEDFLQENKVTYNKNRPFKECTSFSVGGIVDLYVTVKNIDELLSLLVFLNKNNIKYFVIKDKNKFLVSDDGYDGVIISMEGSFENFEFLDDCVLKANSSAILERLSHEARIRNLSGLEFVALVNSRIESAIYGELESFGMSFMNIVETLTVLYQDLMIIKDISKNEYLSSSREIKDNMIILSATLRLEKDSPESIDNRIEWFRYIRGSVAPMEANIGPVFEDFDNIKAYEMVERVGGLDMKAGTMRWHKRFPNYIVNECIYIDNCSTNMSKASDVLSLIDDTKKKIEQHYALNPKINIKLLS; encoded by the coding sequence ATGCAAAAAAATTATCAAGCTCTTGAAGATTTTTTACAAGAAAATAAGGTTACATACAATAAAAACCGTCCGTTTAAAGAATGTACTAGTTTTAGTGTTGGGGGAATAGTAGATTTATATGTTACTGTAAAGAATATAGATGAACTTTTGTCTTTACTTGTCTTTCTAAATAAAAATAATATAAAATATTTTGTGATAAAAGATAAAAATAAATTCCTTGTATCTGATGATGGGTATGATGGAGTTATTATATCTATGGAAGGCAGTTTTGAAAATTTTGAGTTTTTAGATGATTGTGTATTAAAAGCGAATAGTTCTGCTATTTTGGAGAGACTTTCACATGAGGCTCGTATTAGAAATTTATCTGGTTTAGAGTTTGTTGCTTTAGTTAATAGCCGAATAGAGTCTGCTATTTATGGAGAGCTTGAATCTTTTGGCATGTCATTTATGAATATTGTAGAAACTTTAACTGTACTTTATCAAGATTTAATGATTATAAAAGATATATCCAAAAATGAATATTTGTCTTCAAGCAGAGAGATTAAAGACAATATGATTATTTTATCTGCTACTTTAAGATTAGAGAAAGATTCTCCTGAAAGTATAGATAATAGAATAGAGTGGTTTAGATATATAAGAGGCTCTGTTGCCCCAATGGAAGCAAATATTGGTCCTGTATTTGAAGATTTTGATAATATAAAAGCTTATGAGATGGTTGAGAGAGTTGGCGGGCTTGATATGAAGGCTGGTACTATGAGATGGCATAAAAGATTTCCAAATTATATAGTTAATGAATGTATTTATATTGATAATTGCTCAACTAATATGTCTAAAGCTTCTGATGTTTTATCTTTAATAGATGATACAAAAAAGAAAATAGAACAGCATTATGCTTTAAATCCTAAAATCAATATTAAACTTTTAAGTTAA
- a CDS encoding DUF368 domain-containing protein — protein sequence MKIIGNYIYTIIKGFIIGASMLVPGFSGGTMAMILGIYDKLIASLSGILTFSKNENYISKNKLNFLFLIFFCAGSVLGMVIISKPLSNLIEKYYTVSSFFFMGAALGGFNTVYNKTKSYKFDFLSIVYILLGAAIVYLISIIPEGFFSSGGNRSETFMYFILVVAGLIVAIAMILPGISVSYMFLLLGIYKETIDAVHNLYFPYLIPLAIGSILGVVLTTKLLEYWMEHYVKSSYLIISGFVLGSIIQVFPGLPKGIEWALCPIMFLAAYFLIRLLQRFDPDNR from the coding sequence ATGAAAATTATAGGTAATTATATATATACAATTATTAAAGGTTTTATAATAGGAGCTTCAATGCTTGTACCGGGGTTCAGCGGCGGCACTATGGCTATGATACTTGGAATATATGATAAATTAATAGCTTCTTTAAGCGGTATACTAACTTTCTCAAAAAATGAAAACTATATTTCAAAAAATAAACTCAACTTTTTGTTTTTAATATTTTTTTGTGCGGGTTCTGTTTTGGGTATGGTGATAATTTCAAAGCCTTTATCAAACTTAATAGAAAAATATTATACGGTCTCTTCTTTCTTTTTTATGGGGGCTGCACTTGGGGGCTTTAATACGGTGTATAATAAAACTAAATCTTATAAATTCGATTTTTTAAGTATTGTATATATTTTATTGGGTGCTGCTATAGTATATTTAATATCAATAATACCAGAAGGTTTTTTTAGCAGCGGTGGCAACAGAAGCGAGACATTCATGTATTTTATACTTGTAGTTGCAGGGTTAATTGTGGCAATAGCAATGATACTTCCGGGTATAAGTGTGTCATATATGTTTTTGCTTTTGGGAATATATAAAGAGACTATTGATGCAGTTCATAATTTATATTTTCCATATTTGATTCCTTTAGCTATAGGAAGCATTTTAGGGGTTGTGCTTACTACAAAACTGCTTGAATATTGGATGGAGCATTATGTGAAATCGTCTTATTTAATAATATCAGGCTTTGTATTAGGCTCTATTATACAGGTATTTCCCGGGCTTCCAAAAGGCATTGAATGGGCTTTATGTCCTATAATGTTTTTAGCAGCCTATTTTTTAATAAGGCTCTTACAGAGATTTGACCCTGATAATAGATAA
- a CDS encoding efflux RND transporter permease subunit yields MKKFILFIINKPTTVSVTLVSVFIIGFVSISKLKVDYLPNMEIPIISVKTVYENSAPEEVEKNVTRLIESAISSVNNVKNIKSKSKESESNVEIEFNWGTDLQTAADDIREAIDMIRSELPDDVDNPNISKFSSDASPIMEIAFFGIDNLSALYDLIDSRILTSLEQIEGVAQTEIRGGLKKTIYVDINLNRLNAYFININDIVKTLSLENQNIVGGETYEGVYKYGIRTKGEFRNINDIENVVVALKDNIFPVKIRDIANVYEYYDDEAEIVRINGQKAVSVAITKESGANIIQISRDVNKRLETMDLPYGVYYKVLFNSSDTINNSIKNVISTIWQGALFAIIILMIYLWDIKSVIIISISIPISVITTFILMYFLDISINIISLSGLVLGVGMMLDNSIVVLENIFIHNKDSNNIIDNIKASVNGASEVSVAITASTLTSVSVFLPFLFVKGQVEQMFSDLCLTVSISLLTSLFVAITIVPLLASRIKNNTFKFTKLETFFQNNIHSKTEKFYLTLLSLVMKNKRKSFLIIFSILFSLLILMLIKIPKEGYPVSDAGTIISRLRMPVGTRVQFTDLFIDRMEDDIENSVGENIDYYETRVRTGRNEHHGEVRVKLIDREKGREKDINYYIEEIRNKVNGYPGRIELNSENVAMGKPKNYSSIIIELVGDNLDMGYDVASNVINAVSKVDGIRNVLIKEDDSNHEILFTINRDLVSKIGISLDTIGSIIRTSFSGTVASTMTLENSLYIDSDIVVRLEDSTRENIDGVYKLMIPTGTNIIPISSVVQISKSTGPTEINRKNDNRIIEITASSYGRAVNEIIADIREELNKIYIPSGFLVNFSGDYEDMQESFQQLLISLIMAIVFVYAIIAGQFESYITPFVISLSVPFALFGALIFLYISGETLNVYSAIGIIMLVGIVVNNGIVLIDYMNKVVLEEDISWNESALRACKRRLKPVLMTSLTTILGMLPMMLKVGNGTEMYKPLATAVCGGLIFSTVFTLIIIPAVYSSFRNRFDIKRKYD; encoded by the coding sequence ATGAAAAAGTTTATATTATTTATAATAAACAAACCTACTACAGTATCTGTTACTTTAGTTTCTGTATTTATAATAGGATTTGTAAGTATATCTAAATTAAAAGTAGATTATTTACCAAATATGGAGATTCCTATTATAAGCGTAAAAACAGTATACGAAAACTCAGCACCAGAAGAAGTTGAAAAAAATGTTACAAGGTTAATAGAAAGTGCTATATCTTCAGTTAATAACGTAAAAAACATAAAATCAAAATCAAAAGAATCAGAATCAAATGTAGAAATAGAGTTTAATTGGGGCACAGATTTACAAACTGCTGCAGATGACATCAGAGAAGCAATAGATATGATAAGAAGCGAGTTGCCTGATGATGTTGATAACCCTAATATTTCAAAGTTTTCAAGCGATGCTAGCCCTATAATGGAGATAGCATTTTTTGGTATTGATAATTTAAGTGCCTTATATGATTTAATAGACAGCAGAATACTCACATCATTAGAGCAAATTGAAGGAGTAGCACAAACAGAGATAAGAGGCGGACTTAAAAAAACTATTTATGTGGATATAAACCTAAACAGATTAAATGCCTATTTTATAAATATTAATGATATAGTAAAAACACTCTCTCTAGAAAATCAAAATATAGTTGGAGGTGAAACCTATGAGGGTGTTTATAAATATGGAATAAGAACTAAAGGTGAGTTTAGAAATATAAATGATATAGAAAATGTAGTAGTAGCTTTAAAAGATAATATATTTCCTGTAAAAATAAGAGATATAGCAAATGTGTATGAATATTATGATGATGAAGCTGAGATAGTAAGAATTAACGGACAGAAAGCAGTAAGTGTGGCTATAACAAAAGAATCTGGTGCTAATATCATACAAATATCAAGAGATGTTAATAAAAGATTAGAAACAATGGATTTGCCTTATGGTGTGTATTATAAAGTATTATTTAATAGCTCTGATACAATAAATAACTCAATAAAAAATGTAATAAGCACAATATGGCAAGGAGCTTTATTTGCTATAATAATTCTTATGATATATTTATGGGATATAAAAAGCGTTATTATAATATCAATATCAATACCAATATCAGTAATAACAACATTTATATTAATGTATTTTTTGGATATATCAATAAATATTATCTCTCTTTCTGGGTTAGTTCTTGGCGTTGGAATGATGCTCGATAACTCTATAGTTGTTCTTGAAAATATTTTTATACATAATAAAGACTCTAATAATATAATAGATAATATAAAAGCCTCTGTAAATGGTGCTAGCGAGGTTTCTGTAGCAATAACAGCATCAACTCTAACAAGCGTATCAGTTTTTTTGCCGTTTTTATTTGTTAAAGGACAAGTTGAGCAAATGTTTAGTGATTTATGCTTAACTGTATCAATATCGTTATTAACTTCTCTTTTTGTTGCTATCACAATAGTGCCTTTACTTGCTTCTAGAATAAAAAACAACACTTTTAAGTTTACAAAATTAGAGACATTTTTTCAAAATAATATTCACAGCAAAACAGAAAAGTTTTATTTAACATTATTATCATTAGTGATGAAAAATAAAAGAAAATCATTTTTAATAATATTTTCAATACTATTTTCTTTGCTAATATTAATGCTCATAAAAATACCAAAAGAAGGATACCCTGTGTCTGACGCTGGCACTATAATATCGAGATTGAGAATGCCAGTTGGAACGAGGGTGCAATTTACAGACTTATTTATTGATAGAATGGAAGATGATATAGAAAACAGTGTTGGAGAAAATATAGATTATTATGAAACAAGAGTGAGAACAGGAAGAAATGAACATCATGGAGAGGTAAGAGTAAAATTAATAGACAGAGAAAAAGGAAGAGAGAAAGATATTAATTATTATATAGAAGAGATAAGAAATAAAGTAAACGGCTACCCCGGAAGAATAGAATTAAACTCAGAAAATGTTGCAATGGGAAAGCCTAAAAATTATAGCTCTATTATAATAGAATTAGTTGGAGATAATTTAGACATGGGCTATGATGTGGCAAGCAATGTTATTAATGCTGTTTCTAAAGTAGATGGGATAAGAAATGTACTTATAAAAGAAGATGACTCAAATCATGAAATATTATTTACTATAAACAGAGATTTAGTATCAAAAATAGGAATTAGCTTAGATACCATAGGAAGCATAATTCGTACATCTTTTAGCGGAACAGTAGCAAGCACTATGACATTAGAAAACTCTTTATATATAGATTCTGATATAGTGGTAAGACTTGAAGACAGTACAAGAGAAAATATAGACGGTGTATATAAATTGATGATACCAACAGGAACAAATATTATACCAATATCTTCTGTAGTACAAATATCTAAATCAACAGGCCCTACAGAAATAAATAGAAAAAATGATAACAGGATAATAGAAATAACAGCTAGTTCATATGGAAGGGCTGTAAATGAGATAATAGCAGATATAAGAGAAGAATTAAATAAAATATATATACCAAGCGGATTTTTAGTAAATTTTTCAGGCGATTATGAGGATATGCAGGAATCTTTTCAGCAATTATTAATATCGTTAATAATGGCTATAGTGTTTGTTTATGCTATAATAGCAGGGCAATTTGAGTCATATATCACGCCTTTTGTAATATCTTTATCTGTGCCTTTTGCTTTGTTTGGGGCATTAATATTTCTTTATATTAGCGGGGAGACTTTGAATGTTTATAGTGCAATAGGTATTATAATGCTTGTTGGTATAGTTGTAAACAATGGAATAGTTTTAATAGATTATATGAATAAAGTTGTATTAGAAGAGGATATTTCTTGGAATGAATCAGCTTTAAGAGCTTGCAAGAGAAGATTAAAACCAGTGCTTATGACCTCTTTAACTACTATTTTAGGTATGCTTCCTATGATGCTAAAAGTGGGAAATGGAACAGAGATGTATAAACCATTAGCTACTGCAGTTTGCGGGGGGCTGATCTTTTCTACAGTATTTACCCTTATAATAATACCTGCTGTATATTCAAGTTTTAGAAATAGGTTTGATATAAAAAGAAAATACGATTAA
- the rfaE2 gene encoding D-glycero-beta-D-manno-heptose 1-phosphate adenylyltransferase, protein MKKILNDLEELKNVLNKRETKRIVFTNGCFDIIHRGHVEYLQKAKELGDILILGLNSDDSVRRLKGSSRPINNETDRAIVLSALECIDYVVIFDEDTPLELIKFIKPDILVKGGDYKIEEVVGREYAKQTVLIDFVNGYSTTNIIKKININ, encoded by the coding sequence ATGAAAAAAATACTTAATGATTTAGAAGAATTAAAAAATGTATTAAATAAAAGAGAGACAAAAAGGATAGTATTTACTAATGGCTGTTTTGATATTATTCATAGGGGACATGTAGAATATTTACAAAAAGCAAAAGAGCTTGGCGATATACTTATACTTGGCTTAAATAGTGATGACTCTGTGAGAAGGTTAAAAGGAAGTAGCAGACCAATAAATAATGAAACTGATAGAGCTATAGTGTTATCTGCATTAGAGTGCATTGATTATGTTGTTATTTTTGATGAAGACACCCCTTTAGAATTAATTAAATTTATAAAACCTGATATTTTAGTGAAAGGCGGAGATTATAAAATAGAAGAGGTTGTTGGCAGAGAATATGCTAAACAAACTGTATTAATAGATTTTGTAAATGGGTATTCTACCACAAATATTATAAAAAAAATTAATATTAATTAA
- a CDS encoding ElyC/SanA/YdcF family protein gives MVFSRLKNKYIKKIKLIVYEFNYISKNYNNIFLKIINYILLFIYSFYQFIVEFAIAAVLIALISYFSVSIFSNKYIYNSIEDIPYNDVALVLGTSKYLSDGRINMYFKFRMDAAYELYTNGKVKYILVSGDNRHRSYNEPRQMRLDLIKLGVDKRHIFLDFAGFRTRDSILRANRVFDLSNFTIVSQPFHNERAVFIAREKNIKAIAYSADNVRKLYRIRQFPREVGARLLMFADIIFNRPPKFYGDHIKIEEREIIKTKSNKLNKKSYQDKK, from the coding sequence ATGGTGTTTAGTAGATTAAAAAATAAATATATAAAAAAAATAAAATTAATAGTTTACGAGTTTAATTATATTAGTAAAAATTATAATAATATATTTTTAAAAATAATTAATTATATTTTGCTTTTTATTTACTCTTTTTACCAATTTATCGTAGAGTTTGCTATTGCTGCGGTTTTAATAGCTTTAATATCCTATTTTAGCGTATCTATTTTTTCAAATAAATATATATATAATTCTATAGAAGATATTCCATATAATGATGTTGCTTTGGTATTGGGTACTAGTAAATATTTGTCTGACGGCAGAATAAATATGTATTTTAAGTTTAGAATGGATGCAGCTTATGAGCTATATACTAACGGCAAAGTAAAATATATACTTGTTAGCGGCGATAATAGACATAGGTCCTATAATGAACCTAGACAGATGCGTTTAGATTTAATAAAACTCGGAGTAGATAAGAGGCATATATTTTTAGATTTTGCTGGTTTTAGAACTAGAGATTCTATATTAAGAGCAAATAGGGTTTTTGATTTAAGTAATTTTACTATAGTATCTCAGCCTTTTCACAATGAGAGGGCTGTGTTTATTGCCAGAGAAAAAAATATTAAGGCAATAGCTTATAGTGCTGATAATGTAAGAAAATTATATAGAATAAGGCAATTTCCAAGAGAAGTTGGAGCAAGATTACTAATGTTTGCAGATATTATTTTTAACAGACCTCCAAAGTTTTATGGCGACCATATAAAAATAGAAGAGAGAGAAATTATTAAAACTAAAAGCAATAAATTAAATAAAAAATCATATCAGGACAAAAAATGA
- a CDS encoding sodium/glutamate symporter, which translates to MTSKLLTQLLQALGLLSILLLIGTFLRAKVKLFQDLYLPASVIGGFIGLIISPEILGRFSSYSISVEYIKFYSLLPGILSVPIFAAIPLGMFLNENKSIKSLYPAKVLMLFAIFQCASMAQSAIGYATNIFFSKINPNMPMYRTFGYELSAGFAGGHGLAASTGKLLEGFGLPIIIQETAQGVALTTATIGLIGGILFGIVFINIAIRKNKTNIVKKISSEDPTKVGYNDDISKQGSLGRETFFSSSIETITFHLAVIFSVCAIAYIVLGFIKKIGIQGLNVLPVWTYAMIIMFALNFIIKKLKLSWCVDSKVKAKIMGTLSDFAIVSAITSLPIEAVITYMAPIIVMCVFGFIFTYLIVFSFTSILFKDDYTFERAIISWGTLTGVLITGMTLLKICDPDYKSPALSEFSLGFSLMSVTGLLVVPILNTVLAIGSTMDNLITAIITSALYLLFGFVVFVASKRTSN; encoded by the coding sequence ATGACTTCGAAATTATTAACACAATTACTTCAGGCATTGGGACTTTTATCTATATTATTATTAATAGGCACTTTTTTAAGAGCAAAGGTAAAACTATTTCAAGATTTATATTTACCTGCCTCTGTGATAGGCGGCTTTATAGGGTTAATTATATCTCCAGAGATTTTGGGAAGGTTTTCAAGTTATTCAATATCGGTTGAATATATTAAGTTTTATTCACTTTTACCCGGTATTTTATCTGTACCAATATTTGCGGCAATTCCTTTGGGGATGTTTTTAAATGAAAACAAAAGTATAAAATCACTTTATCCTGCTAAGGTTTTAATGCTATTTGCTATATTTCAATGTGCGAGTATGGCTCAATCTGCTATAGGTTATGCTACAAATATATTTTTTAGTAAAATAAATCCAAATATGCCAATGTATAGAACATTCGGTTATGAGCTTTCTGCAGGGTTTGCTGGCGGGCATGGACTTGCAGCTTCCACTGGTAAATTGCTTGAAGGTTTTGGGCTTCCCATAATAATACAAGAAACTGCTCAGGGCGTTGCTTTAACTACTGCTACTATTGGGCTTATTGGGGGAATACTTTTTGGCATAGTTTTTATTAATATTGCTATAAGAAAAAATAAAACTAATATAGTAAAAAAAATATCAAGTGAAGACCCTACAAAGGTTGGCTATAATGATGATATATCTAAACAGGGTAGTTTGGGAAGAGAGACTTTTTTTAGCAGTTCCATAGAAACTATCACTTTTCACCTCGCTGTTATATTTAGCGTATGTGCTATAGCATATATTGTATTAGGATTTATAAAAAAAATAGGCATACAGGGCCTTAATGTTTTGCCTGTTTGGACTTATGCTATGATAATAATGTTTGCATTAAACTTCATCATAAAAAAGCTAAAATTATCTTGGTGCGTAGATTCTAAAGTAAAGGCTAAGATAATGGGTACTTTAAGCGATTTTGCTATAGTGTCTGCCATAACCAGTTTGCCAATAGAGGCAGTTATAACTTATATGGCTCCAATAATTGTTATGTGCGTATTTGGGTTTATATTTACATATTTAATAGTGTTTTCTTTTACTAGCATATTATTTAAAGATGATTATACTTTTGAGAGAGCTATAATTTCTTGGGGTACTTTAACAGGGGTACTCATAACTGGTATGACACTTCTAAAAATATGCGACCCAGATTATAAAAGTCCTGCTTTAAGTGAGTTTTCTTTAGGTTTTTCATTAATGTCTGTTACTGGGCTTTTGGTTGTGCCTATTTTAAATACAGTTTTAGCTATTGGCTCTACTATGGATAATTTAATTACTGCAATAATTACTTCTGCTTTATATTTATTATTTGGTTTTGTAGTTTTTGTTGCTTCAAAGAGAACATCTAATTAA